In Mesorhizobium sp. J428, the genomic window CGGTCGCGCAGCGCGAACGCGACCTCGGGATATTCTTCCATGATGCGCCGGAACAGCGACCGGTTGAGGCGGATCACTTCCGACTCCTCGTCGGCATAGGCGCCGGCTTTGCGGCGGACATGAGAGATCAGGGCCATCTCGTCGAGCGTGTCGCCCGGCTCGGCATAGGCGAAGGGCACGCGCTGTCCGTCGACGGTGCGGTAGAGCGCGATTCGGCCCTTGGTCACCACATACGCACAGTCGGCCGCCGTCTCCTCGCGGAACAGGTCCCGGTCCTTCATCAGGCGGATGTTCTCTGCGCCGAAGGCCAAAAGGCGAAGCTGTTCGTGCGTCAGCCCCTCGAAGAGCCGGACGCCGGACAGTATCCGGATATCGTCTTCCAGCGCCATGCGCGAATGCGGCCCCTCAGGCCCCCCTCCCGCCGGCGACTCAAATGCCGACTATGGAACGAGCTTGTAACCGCCGCTTTCTGTCACAAGAATTTCGGCATTGGAAGGATCGCGCTCGATCTTCTGCCGAAGCCTGTAGACATGTGTCTCGAGCGTATGGGTCGTGACGCCGGAATTGTAGCCCCAGACCTCCTCCAGCAGCACGTCGCGCGTGACCACCTTCTGGTCGGCCCGGTAAAGGTATTTGATGATCGAGGCTTCCTTCTCGGTCAGGCGCACCTTGGCACCCCGCTGGTCGATCAGGAGCTTCTGGCTCGGCTTGAACGTATAGGGCCCGACCGCGAAGGTCGCGTCCTCGCTCTGCTCGTGCTGGCGCAGCTGCGCCCTGATTCTCGCCAGCAGCACTGCAAACCGGAACGGCTTGGTGACATAGTCGTTCGCGCCGGCCTCAAGTCCGAGGATGGTATCCGAATCGGTGTCGTGTCCGGTCAGCATGATCACCGGCGCCTTGAAGCCGCCCTTGCGCAGCAGCTTCACCGCCTCGCGACCGTCCATGTCGGGCAGGCCGACATCCATGATCAGCAGATCGACAACACCGCCGCGGGCTGTCGAAACACCTTTTGTAGCCGTGCCTTCCTGGAGCACGTCGAATTCCTCGTAGAGCGACAACTGTTCGACGAGCGTGCCGCGGAGGTCGACATCGTCGTCAACGATCAGAATGGTGCGGGAGGTCATGATTCAATCCGTGGTCTGGCAATGAATTGGCTGTTGACGCGCCGTCCCTTATTCGGAACGTGAAGTGTGCGGAAGGCGATCACCGTGATTTGTTCGGCCGTGCTGTGTTCCTCATCAATGCGTGATGCCTTTTCATCATGACTGATTTCCGTCCTCCACGCACGATATTTGGTGTCAGGCGCAGGCCAGGCAAGGCCAGCCAGGGCATTCTTTCGCTGGGAGGCCGCACCTTCCGCTGCGCGCTCGGCAAGGGCGGCATCACCGCTCTCAAGCGCGAGGGCGACGGCGCGACCCCGTTGGCGGACTTGCGCGTGCTTGGCGGCTACTTCCGCCCCGACGGGGTTGTGAGACGCCGCGACCGCCTGGGCCTCACACCGATCGGCGGCGATCTTGGGTGGTGCGACGCGCCGGACGACCGCAACTACAACCGCCCCGTCCGCCTTCCTTATCCGGCGAGCCACGAGAACATGCGACGCAAGGACCGCCTCTACGACGTCTGCATCGTGCTCGACTGGAACATCAGTCCGCGCCGCCGCAACTGTGGCAGCGCGATCTTCCTGCACATCGCCCGGCCGGGCTACCTGCCAACCGAAGGCTGCATCGCGCTGTCGCCGCGCGACATGCAGGTCATCCTGCCGCTGCTGTCGACACGGACGGTGTTCCGGGTGATGCGCTGACTATTCGATCGCCGGCCCGCCGAACCAGCCGATCACCGCGCCGATGAGGATCAGCACGCCGAGCCAGTGGCCGCCGTCGATCAGCGTCAGCCCCCAGCCGAAGCCCTCGTAGCGGTGGTTGATGGCGAGGATCGTCACGACGAAACCGACCCAGAAGATGATGCCGAACATCACGCCGGCGACGACCGATGGTTCGCCGAAGGTGAGCGTTCCCAGAAGCATCGAGAACACGACCGCCATCACGAGCTCGGCGAGGAAGCTGATGACGAAAGGCGCGGCCGAGCGCTGCATCGTCGCCGGATCGAGCTTGGCGGCCGCCAGCCACGGCTTGCTGAGCAGCATGTACCAGGCGGCCCCGAACAGCCACGCGACGACAGCCGCCACGACGACGGCGATCCAGTTGATCGAAGAAATATCCATGACGTCCCCTCCACGGCTCTGGCGGCAGAGAACGCCCGGCGCGGCGCGCCGTCAAGTGTAGCGCCAGACCCTCGTCCGCTTCACGTCGGCGTCCTCCAGCGCGCGGGTGACCGGCACCTGATATTCGGCGAGCTGCGTCAGCCGCGCCTTGGGCAGGTAGGCGCGTCCCGGATCACCGACAAGCACGGCCGCCCCGCGTTCGGCCAGTCCCGTGAACCATGGGATGAGGAGATCGGCGAAAGCCCGGTCGTAGAACACGTCGCCGGCAAGGACCACCTCCCAGCCATCGTCGGTCCCGACGACGTCATCACCGGTGAACGCCACGTCGACGGCATTTGCAACCGCGTTGAGCGCGACCGCCGGCCCGCAGAACGGATCGATGTCCGCGCACAGGACGCTTCTGGCGCCGGCCTTCGCGGCCGCGATCCCCACCAACCCGGACCCGGCGGCGAAGTCGAGCACGCTCTTCCCGCGCACGATGTGCGGATTGTCGAGCACATAGCGCGACAAGCCCTGACCGCCGGCCCAGGCGAAGGCCCAGAACGGCGGCGGCAGGCCCTTTTCCTGCAACTGCTCCTCGGTGAGGTGCCACAGGGCGTGTGCCTCATCGGCGAGGTGGAGCCGGATTTCCGGCACGTGCGGCGGCGCGATCAGGGCCGTGTTCGCGAGAACGAAGTACTCGGTCGCCCCGGCGCGCTGGCCGTCACTCACCCTCAAGACCGCCCATGCGGCAGATCTCCGCCCATTCGTCCTCGGCCACAGGCTGAACCGACAGCCGCGAATTGTTGACGAGCACCATCTTGGCGAGCTTCTCGTTCGCCTTGATCTCCTCGAGCGTCACCGGCTTCGGCACGTCCTTCACGGCGCGGATGTCGACGCATTCCCAGCGCGGATCGTCCGTCGTGGTGTCGTGATGGGCGAGCGCGCAGACCTCAACGATGCCGACGACCTCCAGCCCTTCATTGGAGTGGTAGAAGAAACCGCGGTCGCCGATCTGCATGGCACGCATGTTGTTGCGCGCCTGATAGTTGCGCACGCCGTCCCACTGCTGGCCCTTCTTGCCGGCAGCCTTCTGCATCTCCCACGACCATTTGAACGGTTCGGATTTGAACAGCCAATAGGCCATCTTGTTCTCCTCAGGCGTTATCCGGTTTGCCGAACACCCAGTTCCATGGCCGCACGTCCGTCGACGCGAACAGGCCGGCCTTCGCGTAGGGGTCTTCCGCGAGGATCGCCCTGGCGGCATCGAGATTGTCGGCTTCGATCGACACCAGGCTGCCGTTGGGCTTGCCGTCGGCGTCGAGGAAGGGGCCAGCGAATTTCAGGATGCCCTTGTGGGTCAGGTCGTTGAGATAGGCGACGTGGTCCGGGCGCGTGTCGAGACGCACCTGCAGATGTCCCGGCTTGTCCAGTGCGACGAGTGCAAACAGCATGACTATCCTTTCTAATCGTCCTCGGCCCTGAGCGGCCTCGAAAGCAGTTCCCCAACGGCGCGATCGATCGTCAGCGTGCCTGCAAGCATCCGGTCGACCGCATCGGTGATCGGCGCGCGAATGCCGCGATCGGCCGCGATCGTTGCCGCGATGCCGGCCGTCGCCACGCCTTCGGCGAGCTTCATGCCGACAAGACTGTCCCCGCGCCCCAGTGCCAGCCCGTAGGCGAAGTTGCGCGACTGGGCGGAGCCGCAGGTGAGCACGAGGTCGCCGAGGCCGGAGAGTCCCATCAGCGTCTCGGGCCGCGCACCGAACGATGCGCCGATGCGGCGCAGCTCTACGAAACCGCGCGTCACCAGTGCCGCCTGGGCGCTGGCGCCAAGCCCGGCGCCGACCACCGCGCCGGCGGCGATCGCGAGCACATTCTTCAGCGCGCCGCCGATCTCGACGCCGACGAGGTCATCCGAGGAGTAACAGCGGAACTGGGGCGCCGACAGAAGCCGCGCCAGCGTCGCGGCAAGCTCTGCGTCTTCGGCCGCCACGGTGACCGCGGTCGGC contains:
- a CDS encoding Crp/Fnr family transcriptional regulator, with protein sequence MALEDDIRILSGVRLFEGLTHEQLRLLAFGAENIRLMKDRDLFREETAADCAYVVTKGRIALYRTVDGQRVPFAYAEPGDTLDEMALISHVRRKAGAYADEESEVIRLNRSLFRRIMEEYPEVAFALRDRLASEFTEMVDRIATLASRFEK
- a CDS encoding response regulator transcription factor codes for the protein MTSRTILIVDDDVDLRGTLVEQLSLYEEFDVLQEGTATKGVSTARGGVVDLLIMDVGLPDMDGREAVKLLRKGGFKAPVIMLTGHDTDSDTILGLEAGANDYVTKPFRFAVLLARIRAQLRQHEQSEDATFAVGPYTFKPSQKLLIDQRGAKVRLTEKEASIIKYLYRADQKVVTRDVLLEEVWGYNSGVTTHTLETHVYRLRQKIERDPSNAEILVTESGGYKLVP
- a CDS encoding L,D-transpeptidase, producing the protein MTDFRPPRTIFGVRRRPGKASQGILSLGGRTFRCALGKGGITALKREGDGATPLADLRVLGGYFRPDGVVRRRDRLGLTPIGGDLGWCDAPDDRNYNRPVRLPYPASHENMRRKDRLYDVCIVLDWNISPRRRNCGSAIFLHIARPGYLPTEGCIALSPRDMQVILPLLSTRTVFRVMR
- a CDS encoding DUF1761 domain-containing protein, with product MDISSINWIAVVVAAVVAWLFGAAWYMLLSKPWLAAAKLDPATMQRSAAPFVISFLAELVMAVVFSMLLGTLTFGEPSVVAGVMFGIIFWVGFVVTILAINHRYEGFGWGLTLIDGGHWLGVLILIGAVIGWFGGPAIE
- a CDS encoding methyltransferase — encoded protein: MSDGQRAGATEYFVLANTALIAPPHVPEIRLHLADEAHALWHLTEEQLQEKGLPPPFWAFAWAGGQGLSRYVLDNPHIVRGKSVLDFAAGSGLVGIAAAKAGARSVLCADIDPFCGPAVALNAVANAVDVAFTGDDVVGTDDGWEVVLAGDVFYDRAFADLLIPWFTGLAERGAAVLVGDPGRAYLPKARLTQLAEYQVPVTRALEDADVKRTRVWRYT
- a CDS encoding EVE domain-containing protein, with the protein product MAYWLFKSEPFKWSWEMQKAAGKKGQQWDGVRNYQARNNMRAMQIGDRGFFYHSNEGLEVVGIVEVCALAHHDTTTDDPRWECVDIRAVKDVPKPVTLEEIKANEKLAKMVLVNNSRLSVQPVAEDEWAEICRMGGLEGE
- a CDS encoding YciI-like protein; protein product: MLFALVALDKPGHLQVRLDTRPDHVAYLNDLTHKGILKFAGPFLDADGKPNGSLVSIEADNLDAARAILAEDPYAKAGLFASTDVRPWNWVFGKPDNA
- a CDS encoding NAD(P)H-dependent glycerol-3-phosphate dehydrogenase yields the protein MKVAVLGGGAWGTALALTSLRGGNATTFWMRDADAVRALNERHENPGYLPGIALDAELAATDDLDAALVGAECVLAVAPAQALREVASRLVGSIRPGVPVVICAKGIERSSGKRLSEIIREILPDNPPAALSGPSFATDVARGLPTAVTVAAEDAELAATLARLLSAPQFRCYSSDDLVGVEIGGALKNVLAIAAGAVVGAGLGASAQAALVTRGFVELRRIGASFGARPETLMGLSGLGDLVLTCGSAQSRNFAYGLALGRGDSLVGMKLAEGVATAGIAATIAADRGIRAPITDAVDRMLAGTLTIDRAVGELLSRPLRAEDD